A window of Cryptomeria japonica chromosome 3, Sugi_1.0, whole genome shotgun sequence contains these coding sequences:
- the LOC131033901 gene encoding pentatricopeptide repeat-containing protein At2g15630, mitochondrial yields MKPQWLLPWGLFSHIRGKRDLGVSVSSQGLLQNYQHWHKHSLSHNRAMQYNEVAAAQSTGQLQPPTNSSRLSKVFHLNKCKTISASNSMALPNLRSLSSEDQEIINKIYKTLTENDDLEMGPEVRLSHVVQVLIRLQTHPELALKIFNSIEIQLKLKPDIQSFCIAIHILTKARMPTYAQELLQQVIHADFGATQLIFDTLVATYRACNSTPFVFDLLIKTLVQSELVGSAVEIFRLIKKYGFIPEIETCNSLLSALSKENQGETLWIIYAEMLGLNIVSNTYTFNIMINALCKEGKLKKAREFLKDMEIMGCKPTVVSYNSVIQSFCQKGKADEGLKLLLLMTTKDIFPDVYSYSSIIKGLCKEGRVEEASGYLSQMMEKGLAPNNAIYNTLINGYCIKGDSKKAFELQDEMLQRGIRPSVCTYNPLIHALFSEGKVEEAENLLYEMLEMDLAPDEITYNIAINGYCKEGKLDEAFKLHAEMWEKGILPSIVTYTSLISGLCKGGKLSDADWLFQKITEWGLVPEKITYNTLIDGHCNRGNIQRALELKHEMDQKNIPVDDVTYNTLICGLCRNGKAEAAQQILKEMQRRGLEPDLVTYRTLIGGYNKKGKEMEKRQQKF; encoded by the exons ATGAAACCTCAATGGTTGCTTCCATGGGGACTGTTTTCACATATTCGAGGCAAAAGAGACTTGGGTGTGTCTGTTTCATCCCAAGGACTACTTCAGAATTATCAGCACTGGCACAAACATTCACTCAGTCACAACAGAGCAATGCAATACAATGAAGTGGCAGCAGCACAAAGCACTGGTCAGTTACAACCACCTACGAATTCCTCTAGATTATCAAAAGTTTTTCATCTCAACAAATGCAAAACCATTTCCGCATCTAATTCCATGGCCCTACCCAATCTAAGATCTCTTAGCTCAGAAGATCAGGAAATTATCAATAAAATCTACAAGACCCTTACAGAAAATGATGATCTCGAAATGGGTCCAGAAGTAAGGCTTTCTCATGTTGTTCAAGTCCTGATAAGACTTCAAACACACCCTGAATTAGCCCTGAAAATTTTCAACTCTATAGAAATTCAACTGAAATTGAAGCCTGATATTCAGTCATTTTGTATTGCGATACATATACTAACAAAGGCCAGAATGCCTACATATGCTCAAGAGCTTCTGCAACAAGTTATACATGCAGATTTTGGGGCTACCCAGTTAATTTTTGATACCCTTGTTGCCACTTACAGGGCTTGCAATTCCACTCCATTTGTCTTTGATTTGTTGATCAAGACATTAGTACAATCTGAACTGGTTGGAAGTGCAGTTGAGATCTTTAGATTGATTAAAAAATATGGGTTCATCCCTGAAATTGAGACCTGCAATAGTCTCCTTAGTGCTCTGTCGAAGGAAAACCAAGGGGAAACTCTTTGGATAATTTATGCAGAAATGCTTGGGCTAAATATTGTTTCCAATACATACACATTTAATATAATGATTAATGCTCTGTGCAAGGAAGGAAAATTAAAGAAAGCAAGAGAGTTTTTGAAGGATATGGAGATCATGGGATGCAAACCTACGGTTGTATCATATAACTCTGTTATTCAGAGCTTTTGCCAAAAAGGTAAGGCGGATGAAGGTCTTAAGTTGCTTCTTTTAATGACTACTAAGGACATTTTTCCTGATGTTTATAGTTATAGTTCCATCATCAAAGGATTGTGTAAGGAAGGGAGAGTTGAAGAGGCAAGTGGGTATTTGTCTCAAATGATGGAGAAGGGATTGGCACCAAACAATGCCATCTACAATACACTCATAAATGGTTACTGTATCAAAGGGGATTCTAAAAAGGCTTTTGAACTTCAAGATGAAATGCTTCAAAGAGGAATAAGACCCAGCGTTTGCACTTATAATCCTCTTATTCATGCACTCTTTTCTGAGGGAAAAGTTGAAGAAGCCGAAAATCTTCTGTATGAAATGCTGGAGATGGATTTGGCTCCTGACGAAATCACCTACAATATTGCAATCAATGGCTATTGCAAAGAAGGGAAACTAGATGAAGCATTTAAGCTTCATGCAGAAATGTGGGAAAAAGGTATACTTCCGTCTATTGTCACTTACACCTCTCTCATCTCCGGACTCTGCAAGGGAGGTAAGTTGTCGGATGCAGACTGGTTGTTCCAAAAGATTACTGAATGGGGTTTGGTCCCTGAGAAAATTACGTACAATACTTTGATTGATGGACACTGTAATAGAGGGAACATTCAACGGGCCTTAGAGCTGAAGCATGAGATGGACCAGAAAAATATTCCTGTTGACGATGTTACATATAATACACTTATTTGTGGTCTTTGCCGGAATGGAAAAGCAGAGGCAGCACAACAAATTCTCAAAGAAATGCAGAGAAGGGGTCTAGAACCCGATCTTGTTACATATCGTACACTTATTGGAGGCTACAACAAGAAAG gaaaagagatggagaagaGGCAGCAGaaattttga